A window of Nicotiana tabacum cultivar K326 chromosome 24, ASM71507v2, whole genome shotgun sequence contains these coding sequences:
- the LOC107792005 gene encoding uncharacterized protein LOC107792005 isoform X2: protein MLSLSSNVQIGDGGDGGGIVLQNCPWGKQALSIARDVLLQFGDDMELYAFKTSPRGYIYVRLDKLPNEYGCPSMDEMEEFSRQYKKKLDEAGALGKIPDDLALEVSSPGAERLLKVPDDLSRFKDMPMRVSYIEEMNSRNLEKDGIFFLESVDAELGSCMWKLADVKENRDPAAKGRPLSRKQKDWRLKLPYAMVKRVTLYLDY, encoded by the exons atgcTGAGCCTGAG TTCAAACGTTCAGATTGGTGATGGAGGTGATGGAGGGGGAATAGTTTTGCAAAATTGCCCTTGGGGTAAGCAGGCGTTATCCATTGCTCGTGATGTGCTGCTACAGTTCGGTGATGACATGGAGCTCTATGCATTCAAAACTAGTCCTCGCGGATACATCTATGTGAGATTAGACAAACTTCCAAATGA ATATGGCTGTCCAAGTATGGATGAGATGGAAGAATTTAGCCGCCAATACAAGAAAAAGTTAGACGAAGCTGGTGCACTAGGGAAAATTCCTGATGATCTCGCCCTTGAG GTATCATCTCCTGGTGCTGAGAGGCTACTAAAAGTACCAGATGACTTATCCCGCTTCAAGGACATGCCTATGAGAGTTAGCTATATCGAAGAAATGAACTCGAGAAACCTTGAAAAGGACGGAATATTCTTCTTAGAATCAGTTGATGCAGAATTAGGAAGCTGTATGTGGAAGTTGGCGGATGTTAAGGAGAATAGAGATCCAGCGGCCAAAGGAAGGCCTCTAAGCCGTAAACAGAAAGATTGGAGGTTAAAACTGCCTTATGCAATGGTTAAGAGGGTAACTTTGTACCTTGATTATTGA
- the LOC107792005 gene encoding uncharacterized protein LOC107792005 isoform X1, translating into MRSKLSSKISNFLRNPLFSTPLHHHHHRFPTILQPKQSLHNLCNVLQNGVPFNKHISVSALRYLSTNSLEEITPDRNENDPLHYETIADVEPIDLWEEEEEDAEPEIGDGGDGGGIVLQNCPWGKQALSIARDVLLQFGDDMELYAFKTSPRGYIYVRLDKLPNEYGCPSMDEMEEFSRQYKKKLDEAGALGKIPDDLALEVSSPGAERLLKVPDDLSRFKDMPMRVSYIEEMNSRNLEKDGIFFLESVDAELGSCMWKLADVKENRDPAAKGRPLSRKQKDWRLKLPYAMVKRVTLYLDY; encoded by the exons ATGAGAAGTAAACTGAGTAGCAAAATCAGCAATTTCTTGCGAAACCCTTTATTCTCTACACCTCTCCATCACCATCACCATCGTTTTCCAACAATACTGCAACCAAAACAAAGCCTTCACAATCTTTGTAATGTTTTGCAAAATGGTGTTCCTTTTAATAAACACATCTCAGTTTCAGCTCTTCGGTACTTGAGCACTAATTCTTTAGAAGAAATAACCCCAGATAGAAATGAAAACGACCCACTTCACT ATGAAACGATTGCGGATGTAGAACCAATAGATttatgggaagaagaagaagaggatgcTGAGCCTGAG ATTGGTGATGGAGGTGATGGAGGGGGAATAGTTTTGCAAAATTGCCCTTGGGGTAAGCAGGCGTTATCCATTGCTCGTGATGTGCTGCTACAGTTCGGTGATGACATGGAGCTCTATGCATTCAAAACTAGTCCTCGCGGATACATCTATGTGAGATTAGACAAACTTCCAAATGA ATATGGCTGTCCAAGTATGGATGAGATGGAAGAATTTAGCCGCCAATACAAGAAAAAGTTAGACGAAGCTGGTGCACTAGGGAAAATTCCTGATGATCTCGCCCTTGAG GTATCATCTCCTGGTGCTGAGAGGCTACTAAAAGTACCAGATGACTTATCCCGCTTCAAGGACATGCCTATGAGAGTTAGCTATATCGAAGAAATGAACTCGAGAAACCTTGAAAAGGACGGAATATTCTTCTTAGAATCAGTTGATGCAGAATTAGGAAGCTGTATGTGGAAGTTGGCGGATGTTAAGGAGAATAGAGATCCAGCGGCCAAAGGAAGGCCTCTAAGCCGTAAACAGAAAGATTGGAGGTTAAAACTGCCTTATGCAATGGTTAAGAGGGTAACTTTGTACCTTGATTATTGA